DNA from Dietzia lutea:
CCCGACCTTCCGTACTCGCTGAGCATTCGTCCCCCCGCTTACCTAGAAGGTGTGGTCGACCCGGGCACGGTAGCCGGAGACTCCGTGGTGGACCACGCCTCGGCGAGCAGCTGCCGCGTCTGACGGAGGAGCTGCGGCAGTACCTTGGTGCCGCTGGTCACCGTAATGAAGTTGGCGTCCCCGATCCAGCGTGGGACGACGTGTTGGTGCAGATGGTCGGACAGCGACCCGCCGGCCGCGCCGCCGAGGTTGAGCCCGACGTTGAACGAATCGGGTGCCGAGACCGCCTTCACGACCCGGATCAGGTGCTGCGTATAGGACATCAGCTCGCGGGACTCGCCGTCGTCCAGGTCCTCCAGGTTCGCCACCTTGCGGTACGGCACCACCATGGCGTGACCCGGGTTGTACGGGAAGAGATTGAGCACGACGTAGACGTGCTCGCCCCGGGCGACCACCAGCCCGTCCTCGTCGCTCATCCGGGGGATGTCGAGGAACGGCTCCCCCGTCATCCCCTCGGCGGGTTCCGGGCGCGTCTCCGCGATGTAGGACATCCGGTAGGGCGCCCACAGCAGCTGGAGACGGTCCTCGCCCACGCCGAACTGGCGGTACTCCTCGGTCGGCACCGACTCCCCGGACGTCACACGCGCTCCGCGGTGGGCACGTCGTTGCGGCGCGAGTTGATCCAGTAGGCGATCTTGTCCATGGCGGCGTTACGAGAGACGCCGTTGAGCTGCGTGCCGTCGGGGAACCGGAAGCTCACGGCGCCGGCCTCCACGTCGCGGTCACCGGCCAGCAGCATGAACGGGACCCTGCCGGTGGTGTGGTTGCGGATCTTCTTCTGCATCCGCTCGTCGGACGTGTCGAGCTCGGCGCGGATGCCCCTGCCCCGCAGTTCGTCGATGACGTCCTCGAGGTGCTTCTCGTGCGCCTCGGCGACGGGGATGCCCACCACCTGCACGGGCGCGAGCCACGCCGGGAACAGGCCCGCGTAGTGCTCGAGCAGCACGGCGAAGAACCGCTCGATCGAGCCGAAGAGCGCGCGGTGGATCATGACGGGGCGCTTCTTGGTCCCGTCGGCGGCGTTGTAGGTCAGATCGAACAGCTCGGGCAGGTTGAAGTCGAGCTGCACGGTCGACATCTGCCAGGTGCGGCCGATCGCGTCGCGGGCCTGCACGGAGATCTTGGGACCGTAGAACGCCGCCCCGCCCGGGTCCGGCACGAGCTCGAGCCCGGAGTTCGTCGCC
Protein-coding regions in this window:
- a CDS encoding HIT family protein — protein: MTSGESVPTEEYRQFGVGEDRLQLLWAPYRMSYIAETRPEPAEGMTGEPFLDIPRMSDEDGLVVARGEHVYVVLNLFPYNPGHAMVVPYRKVANLEDLDDGESRELMSYTQHLIRVVKAVSAPDSFNVGLNLGGAAGGSLSDHLHQHVVPRWIGDANFITVTSGTKVLPQLLRQTRQLLAEAWSTTESPATVPGSTTPSR